The Streptomyces sp. WZ-12 genome segment GCCAACCCGGCCGCCAGGAACGACCGCCCGCGGGTCGTCAGCCCCCCGAGGGCGGCGCGCAGCCCGCCCGGCTCCCGCGTGACACCGCTCCCCCCGCCGGCCATCACAACCCCCGTACGCCGGGCGGCTGCTGGCCGCGGGCAGGCTGCCGCCACTGCGGAGCGGCCGCGTCCGGGACCGGGGTGCGCCCGACGATCTCCAGCACCACCTGCTCGGTGGTGCGGCGGTTCAACTGGGCCTGGGCGGTGGGCAGCAGCCGGTGCGCGAGCACCGCCACCGCCAGCGACTGGACGTCGTCCGGCAGCGCGAACTCCCGCCCGGCCAGGGCCGCCGCGGCCTTCGCGGCGCGCAGCAGGTGCAGCGTCGCCCGGGGCGAGGCGCCGAGCCGCAGATCGGGGTGGTTGCGGGTGGCCGCAACGAGGTCGACGGCGTACCGCCGCACGGCCTCGGCGACATGGACGCCCCGCACCGCCTCGGCCAACTGCACGATCTCGTGGGCGTGCGTCACTGGGCGCAGCCGCTCCAACGGGGAGGCGCCGCCGTGCACATCGAGCATCTGCAGCTCGGCGGCCGGGCTGGGATAGCCGATCGACACCCGGGCCATGAAGCGGTCCCGTTGGGCCTCGGGGAGCGGGTAGGTGCCCTCCATCTCGACCGGGTTCTGCGTCGCGACGACCATGAAGGGGCTGGGCAGGTCGTAGGTCTGCCCGTCCATGGTGACCTGGCGCTCCTCCATCGACTCCAGCAGCGCCGACTGGG includes the following:
- a CDS encoding AAA family ATPase; the encoded protein is MTTYDERASLADLTTTVGRVHRSVEGVIEGKPEVVRLALTVLLAEGHLLIEDVPGVGKTMLAKALAKSIDCSVRRIQFTPDLLPSDITGVSVYDQQRRDFEFKPGAIFAQIVIGDEINRASPKTQSALLESMEERQVTMDGQTYDLPSPFMVVATQNPVEMEGTYPLPEAQRDRFMARVSIGYPSPAAELQMLDVHGGASPLERLRPVTHAHEIVQLAEAVRGVHVAEAVRRYAVDLVAATRNHPDLRLGASPRATLHLLRAAKAAAALAGREFALPDDVQSLAVAVLAHRLLPTAQAQLNRRTTEQVVLEIVGRTPVPDAAAPQWRQPARGQQPPGVRGL